A window of Anaerohalosphaeraceae bacterium contains these coding sequences:
- a CDS encoding cation-translocating P-type ATPase, producing the protein MAHQHLGIKCQEMGCSHEGHSHTHEGLAASAAGQQTRISLAVFGTLTGGVLLLSASLAQVRWLYGPGDLSQLVALIGAVLLGLPVIVHAVRGLLEGHTHMDELVALAILAALAAGQYFEAGVVAFIMLLAELMETRTALGARAAIESLIKLTPTTAVLVKPDGTETEVNVSQLKPGDLIRVRPGDNIPADGVIRQGLSSVNEATITGESLPVDKVIGMQVFAGTTNLTGMLDIEVTKAGQDTTLGKVQQLIMAAEKTQLPIMRLIDRYVKWYLPTILMISGIVYFFTKDFEKTISILVISCPCPIIMATPTAMVAALSAAARLGVLIKNVSLLEIAGKITAVVFDKTGTLTTGQLYVTKLEPAADVEPETLLSLAASAEEMSKHPAARAVLNLAKEANVSFVRATEFQETPGKGVTARVNGSLVRVGRDTFLTENGIDIHTVADPALHEEQGFSTLYVSCDNRCIGWIGLQDKTRPEARQAVEELFAARIRRVTMLTGDRRDVANRVSAELGCTDYKAQCLPQDKLAVVESIRKEGHIVAVVGDGINDAPALAAGDLGIAMGAAGSDVAINSASIALMSDDLRRLPFLVHLSRKTRAVIHQNLLFGVIFILLGMLGIMVGWVKLILAAFLHLVGALVVIFNSARLVRYGEHLEPHGPAVESPEA; encoded by the coding sequence ATGGCACATCAGCACCTTGGAATCAAGTGTCAGGAAATGGGATGTTCGCATGAGGGGCATTCCCATACGCATGAAGGGTTAGCCGCCTCGGCGGCGGGCCAGCAGACGCGAATCAGTCTGGCGGTATTCGGCACGCTGACCGGCGGTGTGCTGCTGCTGAGCGCTTCTCTGGCTCAGGTTCGCTGGCTGTATGGGCCGGGGGATTTGAGTCAGTTGGTGGCCCTGATTGGGGCGGTGCTGCTGGGGCTGCCGGTGATTGTTCATGCCGTGCGGGGCCTCCTGGAAGGTCATACGCATATGGATGAGCTGGTGGCGCTGGCGATTCTGGCGGCGCTGGCCGCCGGTCAGTATTTTGAGGCGGGTGTGGTGGCCTTTATTATGCTGCTGGCGGAGCTGATGGAGACCCGGACGGCCCTGGGGGCACGGGCGGCGATTGAATCGCTGATTAAACTGACGCCGACGACGGCCGTGTTGGTGAAACCGGACGGAACGGAAACGGAAGTGAACGTCAGTCAGCTCAAGCCCGGGGATTTGATTCGGGTCCGTCCGGGCGACAACATTCCGGCGGACGGTGTGATTCGCCAGGGCTTAAGTTCGGTCAATGAGGCCACGATTACCGGCGAATCGCTGCCGGTGGATAAGGTCATCGGGATGCAGGTGTTTGCCGGCACGACGAACCTGACGGGCATGCTGGATATCGAGGTGACCAAGGCCGGGCAGGATACCACGCTGGGCAAGGTGCAGCAGCTGATTATGGCGGCGGAAAAGACGCAGCTGCCGATTATGCGGCTGATTGACCGGTATGTGAAGTGGTATCTGCCGACGATTCTGATGATCAGCGGGATTGTTTACTTTTTCACGAAGGATTTTGAAAAGACAATCTCGATTCTGGTGATTTCGTGCCCGTGTCCGATTATTATGGCGACGCCGACGGCGATGGTGGCGGCACTGTCGGCGGCGGCGCGTCTGGGGGTGCTGATTAAGAATGTATCGCTTCTGGAAATCGCCGGCAAGATTACGGCGGTTGTATTCGACAAGACCGGCACCCTGACGACGGGTCAGCTGTATGTGACCAAACTGGAGCCGGCGGCGGATGTCGAGCCGGAAACGCTGCTGTCGCTGGCGGCTTCGGCCGAGGAGATGAGCAAACACCCGGCGGCCCGTGCGGTGCTGAATCTGGCCAAGGAGGCCAATGTGAGTTTTGTGCGGGCGACGGAGTTTCAGGAAACGCCGGGCAAAGGCGTGACGGCCCGTGTAAACGGTTCCCTGGTGCGGGTGGGACGCGACACCTTCCTGACGGAAAACGGGATTGATATTCATACGGTGGCCGACCCGGCCCTTCATGAGGAGCAGGGATTCAGCACGCTGTATGTTTCCTGCGACAATCGGTGCATCGGTTGGATTGGGCTTCAGGACAAGACGCGTCCGGAGGCCCGGCAGGCGGTGGAGGAGCTGTTTGCGGCCCGGATTCGCCGGGTGACGATGCTGACAGGCGACCGCCGGGATGTGGCCAACCGCGTCAGTGCGGAGCTGGGCTGTACGGATTACAAGGCCCAGTGCCTGCCGCAGGATAAGCTGGCGGTGGTGGAGTCGATACGCAAGGAAGGTCATATTGTGGCGGTGGTCGGGGACGGCATCAATGACGCCCCGGCGCTGGCAGCGGGGGATTTGGGCATTGCGATGGGAGCGGCCGGCAGCGATGTGGCTATCAACTCGGCTTCGATTGCCCTGATGAGCGATGACCTTCGGCGTCTGCCGTTTTTGGTGCATTTGTCGCGGAAAACGCGGGCGGTCATTCATCAGAACCTGCTCTTCGGTGTGATTTTTATCCTGCTGGGGATGCTGGGGATTATGGTCGGCTGGGTGAAGCTGATTCTGGCGGCGTTTCTGCACTTGGTCGGGGCGCTGGTGGTTATCTTCAACAGTGCCCGTCTGGTGCGGTACGGAGAGCATCTGGAGCCGCACGGACCGGCTGTGGAAAGCCCCGAAGCATAA